The DNA region GACTAAATGCGGGCTTAGACCAGGGCCAGGACATCGTCGGCGCAACCCCAGGCCACCGTGATCCCCGCGCCCCCGTGCCCGTAGCAGTGCACGACGCGGCCCTCCCGCTCCAGCCGCACCTCGGGCCGGAACGGCCGCAAGCCGACCTTCGCGCCCAGCACGGGCGCGTCGGCCAGCGCGGGCACGAGTTCGCGGCACCGGCGCACGATGTCGGCGGTCACGCCGGGGTCCGGCTCGACCGAATCGCGGCCGGGCTCCTGCGTGCCACCGCAGACGACGTGACGGCCGTGCGGGATCACGTGCCGCAGCACCGGCGTCGAGCCGTCGACGATCCATTCGGTCAGCCCCGGATCGGCGAGGTGGACGACCTGGCCGCCGACCGGCACCACCGTGCCGTCGCCCGCCAGCCGTCCCCCGCCGAGCCCGGCGGCGTTCACCACGAGATCCGCGTCGAGGTCGGCCAAACGCGACACGGTGCGATACTCGGTCCGCACGCCCAGCGCGGCGACCTCCCCGGCGAGCCAGGCGAGGTACACCGGGGTGTCGACCAGCGCGGTGGTGAAGGTGAGCCGCCCGGGTTCGTGGTCGAGGCCCGGCATGGCCAGCGCCCACGACGGCGGCGCCGCCTCGCGCGGGACGATGTAGGTCCCCCGGAGCATGCGGATCCCGGGAGCACCGAGGGTGCGGTACTCCTCGACGCTCGTCGTGGTCCAGCGGTCGACCCGGTCGGAGTTCGCCGCCAGCGGTGGAAACAGCACGCCACCCGCGACCGCGGAGGTCGTCTCCCCCGGTGCGGCGTCGGTGAGCACCGTGACGTCGTGCCCGGCGCCCGCCAGCCGGTGCGCGCAGCTCAGCCCGATCACCCCGCCGCCGACCACCGTGATCCGCATCGAAAGCCCCCTTCGTCCTCGCGAGCCGTCCCTGCATGGTGACTGATCACCCGTCACGTAATCTCGCCGGATGAGCGGAAGAGCGCCGTACGGGCTGGTCGCGGTGACGTGCGCCGTGATCATGGTCGTGCTCGGGGTGCTGGTCTCCGGCGAAGGTCTCTCCGGCCCCGACGAACTCGCCGTCAAGTGGGTGGAGCGCAGCTTCGGCCCCGACACCGTCCTCCTACGGCTCCTCGTGCTGCCGACCGAGGCCTACGTCCTGATCCCGGTCGCGGTCCTCGCCGTCCTGTGCCTGATCGGCGGCCGCAGGCTCGAAGCGGTGCTGACCATCGTGGGCCCGCTCGTCGCGATCCTCGCGAACACCTGGGTCCTCAAACCGCTCTTCGACCGCTGGAAGTACACCTACCTCGCCTACCCCAGCGGGCATACCGTCGCGCTGGTCGCGGTGCTGACCGTGCTCGTCCTGCTCGCCCGCCCCGGCGTCGCGACGGCGGTGATCGCGACCGTGGGCGCGGTGGTGCTCTGCGGCGTGACGATCGGCATGATCGGCCTCGGCTACCACTACCTGACCGACGTCGTGGGCGGCACGCTGTTCGCCGTCGCGACCGTGTGCGCCACGTGGGTCCTGCTCACCTGGGCTGCACGGCGTCGCGCGCCAGTGCCGTCAGACGGCTGACGGCGCGCAGGTACTTCTTGCGGTAGCCGCCGTTCACCATCTCTTCGGTGAACAGCTCGGGCACCGGCTCGCCGGAGACCACCAGCGGGATCGCGCGGTCGTAGAGCCGGTCGGCGAAGGCGACCAGCCGCAATCCGACGTTCTGGTCGGGCACCGGGTGGATGTCGCGCAGATGCACCCGGGTCACGCCGTCGAGAAGCCTGCCGTAGCGCGAAGGGTGCAGCTTGCCGAGGTGCTCGCACAGCGCGTCGAAATCGTCCACAGTGGACTCGGGATGGGTGGCGGCGGAGGCTTCCAGCTCCTCGGGGCTCGCGGGCGGCGGCGCGTCCGGCAGGCCGCGGTGGCGGTAGTCCGGGCCGTCGACGCGGCAGACACCGAACCGGGCGGACAACGACTGGATCTCGCGCAGGAAGTCCGCGGCGGCGAACCGGCCTTCGCCGAGTTTGTCCGGGAGCGTGTTGGAGGTCGCCGCGACGAACACCCCGGCCGAGATCAGCTCCTGCAGCAGCCGGGTGACGAGCATCGTGTCGCCGGGGTCGTC from Amycolatopsis sp. EV170708-02-1 includes:
- a CDS encoding FAD-dependent oxidoreductase, which codes for MRITVVGGGVIGLSCAHRLAGAGHDVTVLTDAAPGETTSAVAGGVLFPPLAANSDRVDRWTTTSVEEYRTLGAPGIRMLRGTYIVPREAAPPSWALAMPGLDHEPGRLTFTTALVDTPVYLAWLAGEVAALGVRTEYRTVSRLADLDADLVVNAAGLGGGRLAGDGTVVPVGGQVVHLADPGLTEWIVDGSTPVLRHVIPHGRHVVCGGTQEPGRDSVEPDPGVTADIVRRCRELVPALADAPVLGAKVGLRPFRPEVRLEREGRVVHCYGHGGAGITVAWGCADDVLALV
- a CDS encoding phosphatase PAP2 family protein, with translation MSGRAPYGLVAVTCAVIMVVLGVLVSGEGLSGPDELAVKWVERSFGPDTVLLRLLVLPTEAYVLIPVAVLAVLCLIGGRRLEAVLTIVGPLVAILANTWVLKPLFDRWKYTYLAYPSGHTVALVAVLTVLVLLARPGVATAVIATVGAVVLCGVTIGMIGLGYHYLTDVVGGTLFAVATVCATWVLLTWAARRRAPVPSDG
- the zapE gene encoding cell division protein ZapE; protein product: MPARLIDRRPELSADELITALVPPPRFDAVRFSTYVPNPDEPSQAQAVVDCGAFAKRVAEASNRKPKSKLRALFGGGDEAPSGPMGLYLDGGFGVGKTHLLASTWHETPSPKAYGTFVELTHLVGALGFAEAVRRLSEHRFLAIDEFELDDPGDTMLVTRLLQELISAGVFVAATSNTLPDKLGEGRFAAADFLREIQSLSARFGVCRVDGPDYRHRGLPDAPPPASPEELEASAATHPESTVDDFDALCEHLGKLHPSRYGRLLDGVTRVHLRDIHPVPDQNVGLRLVAFADRLYDRAIPLVVSGEPVPELFTEEMVNGGYRKKYLRAVSRLTALARDAVQPR